From Solidesulfovibrio carbinoliphilus subsp. oakridgensis, the proteins below share one genomic window:
- the def gene encoding peptide deformylase, producing the protein MSLEILKYPHPTLAQKAAPVTEITPEIRELAAAMAETMYANQGIGLAAPQVGRSIRLVVIDLSGPDKREGLMTLVNPVITDPAGEEEDEEGCLSVRDYRTNVVRAATVTVKATDLDGNPFCLEADGLLAVCLQHEIDHLDGVLFIDHISRLKRAMYDKRVKRWARQEAEKDRENS; encoded by the coding sequence ATGTCGCTTGAGATACTCAAATACCCCCACCCGACGCTGGCCCAAAAAGCCGCGCCGGTGACGGAAATCACGCCCGAGATCCGGGAGCTGGCCGCGGCCATGGCCGAAACCATGTACGCCAACCAGGGCATCGGCCTGGCCGCGCCCCAGGTCGGCCGCTCCATCCGGCTGGTGGTCATCGACCTCTCGGGGCCCGACAAGCGCGAAGGCCTCATGACCCTGGTCAATCCGGTCATCACCGACCCGGCCGGGGAGGAAGAGGACGAGGAAGGCTGCCTGTCGGTGCGCGATTACCGCACCAACGTCGTGCGGGCCGCGACCGTCACGGTCAAGGCCACGGATCTGGACGGCAACCCCTTTTGCCTGGAAGCCGACGGCCTGCTCGCCGTCTGCCTCCAGCACGAGATCGACCACCTCGACGGCGTGCTTTTCATTGACCACATAAGCCGCCTCAAACGCGCCATGTACGACAAACGGGTGAAACGATGGGCCAGACAGGAAGCGGAGAAGGACCGGGAAAACTCGTAG